From Arachis stenosperma cultivar V10309 chromosome 2, arast.V10309.gnm1.PFL2, whole genome shotgun sequence, one genomic window encodes:
- the LOC130963508 gene encoding probable aspartic proteinase GIP1 codes for MPHSLSLWSFTFFLLPIPTLQTTLFSPVSKDKSTNLFTLSVYLKTPLRPTKLFLDLAFLFPWTLCDANYNSSSFRYVDCDRTFCFYLGFGGASCTNCTEAGLSDPNCIPENPICGAYPENLVVRDYDFDATLIDTLALPSADVSTKTHLISLPNYTFSCAHSSLLKGLPKDVTGLVSLSRYNLSLPNQISSALSVPNTFAVCFPGSFKSTGVAFFGSKGPYYAFFENSKIDLSKSLIYTPLIVNPDGIGDTVISYSDNPPSYEYFVNLTSIRINGQNVPINVSLLNIDHENFLGIGGTKFSSNTPYTLLESSIYKAFTKLFIKEASSSRFNLTKTSPEKPFSVCYAARLVKVTSIGPDVPTVDLELGGKKGVVWRIVGANSMVRVKNKKNNLDLWCLGFVDNGVNKKTSIVIGAKQLEENLMQFDIESNKLGFTSLLTSHSLKCSNFNVTDFAKNN; via the coding sequence ATGCCACATTCTCTTTCACTATGGAGCTTCACCTTCTTCTTACTTCCCATTCCAACCCTACAGACAACTCTATTCTCACCAGTTTCAAAGGACAAATCCACCAACCTCTTCACTCTTTCTGTGTACCTCAAAACCCCACTTCGCCCCACGAAGCTCTTCCTTGACCTCGCTTTCTTGTTCCCATGGACACTTTGTGATGCTAACTACAACTCCTCCTCTTTTCGCTATGTCGATTGCGATCGCACCTTTTGTTTTTACCTCGGCTTCGGTGGAGCTTCTTGCACCAACTGCACCGAAGCCGGTCTCTCCGACCCTAACTGCATTCCAGAAAATCCTATATGCGGTGCATATCCCGAAAACTTAGTCGTTAGAGACTACGATTTTGATGCCACGCTTATTGACACGCTGGCACTTCCTAGTGCTGACGTGTCAACTAAAACCCACCTTATTTCTCTTCCAAATTACACGTTTTCTTGTGCACACTCTTCTCTTCTTAAAGGTTTACCAAAAGATGTAACCGGTTTAGTTTCATTGAGCCGTTACAATCTCTCTCTTCCGAACCAAATTAGTTCGGCTCTCTCGGTTCCCAACACTTTTGCGGTTTGTTTTCCTGGTTCATTTAAATCAACAGGAGTTGCTTTCTTTGGATCCAAAGGACCCTACTACgctttttttgaaaattccaaAATTGACCTTTCGAAATCACTTATTTACACTCCACTCATTGTGAATCCAGATGGCATTGGCGATACTGTGATTTCTTATTCCGATAACCCACCTTCCTATGAGTATTTCGTTAACCTAACTTCCATTAGAATCAACGGTCAAAATGTCCCGATCAATGTTTCTCTATTGAATATTGATCATGAGAACTTTTTGGGTATTGGTGGCACCAAGTTTAGTAGTAACACTCCGTACACTCTTCTAGAAAGTTCTATCTACAAAGCATTTACGAAATTGTTCATAAAAGAGGCAAGTTCGTCTAGGTTTAACCTCACGAAAACTAGTCCAGAAAAACCTTTTAGCGTGTGCTATGCCGCGAGATTGGTCAAAGTGACAAGTATAGGTCCGGATGTGCCGACCGTTGATCTTGAGTTGGGAGGGAAGAAGGGTGTGGTGTGGAGGATTGTGGGTGCAAACTCAATGGTGAGGGTtaagaataagaaaaataatttggatttgtGGTGTTTGGGTTTTGTTGATAATGGAGTGAATAAGAAGACATCCATTGTGATTGGTGCCAAGCAACTTGAAGAGAACCTTATGCAGTTTGATATTGAATCTAACAAATTAGGGTTCACCTCTTTGCTTACGTCTCACTCACTCAAATGTAGTAATTTTAATGTCACTGATTTtgcaaaaaataattag
- the LOC130961690 gene encoding probable aspartic proteinase GIP1 has product MCSLHSLLRFSYFLIFFTLLSSNPTLQTTLISPVSKDKHTNLFTLSVYLKTPLRPTKLFLDLSFLFPWTVCNASTYNSSSYRYIDCGTDFCETLGFGGHACGNCIDTSLPDKNCIPVDNHMVCGSFPENPVTRDSYANDVLIDTLALPKADVSTQTQLFSLSNYTFSCAPSSIVKGLPKGVTGLASLGRSKLSIQAQISAAFSTPNSLAICFPGSSKSTGVAFFGSRGPYYAFSHSNKIDIAKFLLYTPLIENPVSLGDTEINYETPSNQYFIGLTSIRVNGKQVPINSSLLTINKENGFGGTKISSDVPYGVLESSIYKAFTKLFVKEASSSRFNLTTISTLVKPFSVCYSAERVMVANGGPLVPTVDLVLHRDDVVWKIGGSNSMVRVTDKKKKLDAWCLGFVDGGVNNKTSIVIGGKQLEENFVQFDLEANRFGFSSSLASRSLSCADFKVVDFAK; this is encoded by the coding sequence ATGTGTTCTCTACATTCTCTATTGAGGTTCAGCTACTTCCTCATATTCTTCACACTCCTTTCTTCCAATCCAACCCTGCAAACAACTCTAATCTCCCCAGTTTCAAAGGACAAACACACAAACCTCTTCACTCTCTCTGTGTACCTCAAAACCCCACTTCGCCCTACAAAGCTCTTCCTTGACCTCTCCTTCCTATTTCCATGGACAGTTTGCAATGCCTCCACCTACAACTCCTCCTCCTACCGCTACATCGATTGCGGCACCGATTTCTGCGAAACCCTTGGCTTCGGCGGCCACGCATGCGGTAATTGCATCGATACAAGCTTGCCGGATAAAAACTGCATACCAGTAGACAACCACATGGTATGCGGTTCTTTTCCGGAAAACCCAGTAACAAGAGACTCGTACGCAAATGATGTATTAATTGACACGCTGGCACTTCCTAAAGCTGACGTGTCAACTCAAACTCaactcttttctctctctaactaTACCTTCTCTTGCGCTCCCTCTAGTATAGTCAAAGGTCTACCAAAAGGTGTTACGGGATTAGCATCATTGGGCCGGTCCAAACTCTCGATTCAGGCCCAAATAAGTGCGGCTTTTTCTACACCAAATTCTCTCGCGATTTGCTTTCCCGGTTCATCCAAATCTACCGGGGTCGCTTTCTTCGGGTCGCGTGGGCCATACTACGCATTTTCTCATTCCAATAAAATCGATATCGCAAAATTCCTTCTTTATACTCCTCTCATTGAGAATCCAGTCAGTTTAGGAGATACGGAAATTAACTACGAAACCCCATCTAATCAGTATTTCATTGGTTTGACTTCTATCAGAGTCAACGGAAAGCAAGTCCCAATCAATAGCTCTCTACTAACTATCAACAAAGAAAACGGTTTTGGTGGAACCAAGATTAGTAGTGATGTTCCATATGGTGTTCTAGAATCTTCCATTTACAAGGCCTTCACGAAGTTGTTTGTAAAGGAAGCAAGCTCTTCTAGATTTAACCTCACAACAATATCTACTCTTGTAAAGCCGTTTAGTGTATGCTACTCTGCGGAAAGGGTCATGGTAGCAAACGGTGGTCCTCTGGTGCCTACCGTTGATCTTGTATTGCACAGGGATGATGTGGTTTGGAAGATTGGTGGGTCAAATTCAATGGTGAGAGTTACGgataagaagaaaaaattggATGCGTGGTGTTTGGGTTTTGTGGATGGTGGAGTGAATAATAAAACTTCAATTGTGATTGGAGGGAAGCAACTTGAAGAGAATTTTGTGCAGTTTGATCTTGAGGCTAATAGATTTGGATTTAGCTCTTCACTTGCGTCTCGTTCTCTTTCATGTGCTGACTTTAAGGTCGTTGACTTTGCCAAGTAA
- the LOC130963509 gene encoding probable aspartic proteinase GIP1, with product MHSPLSLFLIRFCFFFIFFILLFSNQTQQTTLISPVSKDKHTNLFTLSVYLKTPLRPTKLFLDLSFLFPWLDCDGNYNSSSFRQVPCDATFCDSLGFGALSCANCTDFTPSPNPNCVHIPTEMVCGAFPENPVTKDVNSQTVLVDTLALPNANVSTQEQLVSFSNYTFSCAHTTLLKRLPKGVTGLASLGRSKVSIQAQISSTFSTPNCLAICFPGLPKSTGVAFFGSRGPYYAFPQSGKIDLAKFLIYTPLIENPIGSGDTVITYVNKPSNEYFIGLTSIRVNGNMQVPINSSLLTINKENGFGGTKISSHVPYTLLESSIYKAFTELFVREASSSSFNLTIISNPVKPFSVCYSAERVTVTNGTPVVPAIDLVLDRDDVVWKIDGSNSMVRVVNKKKELDLWCLGFVDGGVNNKTSIVIGGKQLEENLVQFDLESNRLGFSSSLASRSLSCADFKVVDFVNAST from the coding sequence ATGCATTCCCCACTTTCACTATTCTTGATAAGgttctgcttcttcttcattttcttcatctTGCTTTTTTCAAATCAAACTCAACAAACAACCCTAATCTCACCGGTTTCAAAGGACAAACACACAAACCTCTTCACTCTCTCCGTCTACCTCAAAACTCCACTTCGCCCCACAAAGCTTTTTCTTGACCTCTCTTTCTTGTTTCCATGGTTAGATTGTGATGGCAACTACAACTCCTCCTCCTTCCGCCAAGTCCCCTGTGACGCTACTTTCTGCGACTCCCTCGGCTTCGGTGCACTCTCTTGTGCCAACTGCACCGACTTCACCCCATCACCTAATCCCAACTGCGTACACATCCCCACCGAAATGGTTTGCGGCGCATTCCCAGAAAATCCAGTAACAAAAGATGTCAATTCACAAACTGTTCTTGTTGATACGTTAGCACTCCCAAACGCCAATGTGTCAACTCAAGAACAACTTGTTTCTTTTTCTAATTATACTTTCTCTTGTGCACATACTACTCTTCTTAAACGATTACCAAAAGGTGTCACCGGTTTAGCTTCGTTAGGCCGGTCCAAAGTCTCCATCCAAGCCCAAATTAGTTCGACTTTTTCCACTCCTAATTGCCTTGCAATTTGCTTTCCCGGTTTACCAAAATCAACCGGGGTCGCTTTCTTTGGTTCACGTGGACCATACTATGCTTTTCCTCAATCCGGTAAAATTGACCTTGCAAAATTTCTTATTTACACTCCACTTATTGAAAATCCAATCGGTTCAGGAGATACTGTGATTACCTACGTAAATAAACCATCCAATGAGTATTTCATTGGGTTGACTTCTATCAGAGTCAACGGTAACATGCAAGTTCCAATCAATAGTTCTCTGCTAACTATCAATAAGGAAAACGGTTTTGGTGGAACCAAGATTAGTAGTCATGTTCCATACACTCTtttagagtcttctatttacaAGGCCTTCACAGAATTGTTTGTAAGAGAAGCAAGTTCCTCTAGTTTCAACCTTACAATAATATCTAATCCTGTAAAACCATTTAGTGTGTGCTACTCTGCGGAAAGGGTCACGGTAACAAACGGAACTCCGGTGGTGCCTGCCATTGATCTTGTATTGGATAGAGATGATGTGGTTTGGAAGATTGATGGGTCGAATTCAATGGTGAGGGTTGTGAACAAGAAAAAAGAGTTGGATTTGTGGTGTTTGGGATTTGTTGACGGTGGAGTGAATAATAAAACTTCGATTGTGATTGGAGGGAAGCAACTTGAAGAGAATCTTGTGCAGTTCGATCTTGAGTCAAACAGATTGGGATTTAGTTCTTCACTTGCATCTCGTTCTCTTTCATGTGCTGACTTTAAGGTCGTTGACTTTGTCAATGCAAGCACATAG
- the LOC130963511 gene encoding probable aspartic proteinase GIP1 yields the protein MHSPLSLLLIRFSFFLIFFILLFPNQTQQTTLISPVSKDKHTNLFTLSVYLKTPLRPTKLFLDLSFFFPWLDCDGNYNSSSFRQVPCDGILCDSLGFGALSCANCTAFNPSPNPNCVHIPTEMVCGAFPENPVTKDVNSQAVLVDTLALLKANVSTQEQLVSFSNYTFSCAHATLLKRLPKGVTGLASLGRSKVSIQAQISSTFSTPNCLAICFPDSPKSTGVAFFGSRGPYYAFPQSGKTDIAKFLIYTPLIENPVGSGDTVINYVNDSSNEYFIGLTSIRVNGNKQVPINSSLLTINKKNGFGGTKISSHVPYTLLESSIYRAFTELFVKEASSSSFNLTIIFDPEKPFSVCYSAERVTVTNGTPVVPAVDLVLDRDDVVWKIDGANSMVRVMNKKKELDLWCLGFVDGGVNNKASIVIGGKQLEENLVQFDLESNRFGFSSSLASRSLSCADFKVVDFVNTST from the coding sequence ATGCATTCTCCACTTTCACTACTCTTGATAAGGTTCAGCTTCTTTCTCATTTTCTTCATCttgctttttccaaatcaaactCAACAAACAACCCTAATCTCACCGGTTTCAAAGGACAAACACACAAACCTCTTCACTCTCTCCGTCTACCTCAAAACTCCACTTCGCCCCACAAAACTATTTCTTGacctctctttcttctttccaTGGTTAGATTGTGATGGCAACTACAACTCCTCCTCCTTCCGCCAAGTCCCCTGTGACGGTATTTTGTGCGACTCCCTCGGCTTCGGTGCACTCTCTTGTGCCAACTGCACCGCCTTCAACCCATCACCTAATCCCAACTGCGTACACATCCCCACCGAAATGGTTTGCGGAGCATTCCCAGAAAATCCAGTAACAAAAGATGTCAACTCACAAGCTGTTCTTGTTGATACGTTAGCGCTTCTAAAAGCTAACGTGTCAACACAAGAACAACTTGTTTCTTTTTCTAATTATACTTTCTCTTGTGCACATGCTACTCTTCTTAAACGCTTACCAAAAGGCGTCACCGGTTTAGCTTCGTTAGGCCGGTCCAAAGTCTCCATCCAAGCCCAAATTAGTTCGACTTTTTCCACTCCTAATTGCCTTGCAATTTGCTTTCCCGATTCACCAAAATCAACCGGGGTTGCTTTCTTTGGATCACGTGGACCATACTATGCTTTTCCTCAATCGGGTAAAACTGACATTGCAAAATTTCTTATTTACACTCCACTTATTGAGAATCCAGTCGGTTCAGGAGATACTGTAATTAACTACGTAAACGATTCATCCAATGAGTATTTCATTGGGTTGACTTCTATCAGAGTCAACGGTAACAAGCAAGTTCCAATCAATAGTTCTCTACTAACTATCAACAAGAAAAACGGTTTTGGTGGAACTAAGATTAGTAGTCATGTtccatacactcttctagagtcttctatttacaGAGCCTTCACAGAATTGTTTGTAAAAGAAGCAAGTTCTTCTAGTTTCAACCTTACAATAATATTTGATCCTGAAAAACCATTTAGTGTGTGCTACTCTGCGGAAAGGGTCACGGTAACAAACGGAACTCCGGTGGTGCCTGCCGTTGATCTTGTATTGGATAGGGATGATGTGGTTTGGAAGATTGATGGGGCGAATTCAATGGTGAGGGTTATGAACAAGAAAAAAGAGTTGGATTTGTGGTGTTTGGGTTTCGTTGACGGTGGAGTGAATAATAAAGCTTCGATTGTGATTGGAGGGAAGCAACTTGAAGAGAATCTTGTGCAGTTCGATCTTGAATCAAACAGATTTGGATTTAGTTCCTCACTTGCATCTCGTTCTCTTTCATGTGCTGACTTTAAGGTCGTTGACTTTGTCAACACAAGCACATAG